A stretch of Campylobacter gracilis DNA encodes these proteins:
- a CDS encoding autotransporter outer membrane beta-barrel domain-containing protein has protein sequence MKKSICSSMLSLAAVLALAPAQALCNSDSNPPLIHTHNNLYSAGFSGNTSGSGSTSPNGNITTITGVASGGTDYSGSVIYGGGSGDGIAGFTELNSASNNRLTIRGTNAYVGIAIGAEAKGVSDNYVSLENGSKVNLVVGGQGIAASKTGNEGEATRNQVFVKYGAEITGNADNFGGSSNRHYNIIGGRSGADKRASSNAVTIDGGTIGNSSVTNVIVGGIVSGGGDALSNRITIKGGTFRGGFDIFGAQSSTGKSSSNSVNITVPYYGSTNTITLNGSGRIWGAAGGSGNSSANSVSINARLKAQNYQVVGGQANSASAMSANRVEINNDDAIVGSVTGSLGGASSSRSVVDILKGTVKDDVAAANGIAGESDGDRVTLGAFDSNKGVHIGGNVYGARAGSVKNAVVYINKERTTIAGDVFAGYATSGSVENSNVNFRGGTINGTIYGSNKPTDKTNTLHIENWVGGGVKKAKDIKNFGSINFHDLYSTTEADAPLTLTTGGNTNLNGTKIEGIKSDLGEGKYYLIHNSGGGTITRAAQTVQDNQIYTITDKDHYQITGTTIEVENNKNLIMQKGTLTRSWIDPNFDQSELMQNQNSNKAAGATELFGNKGNTVIVKEAAGNLGGKNISSGRDDATDGSNSIHDNHAKIKGGSSIGEIDGGYSNSATPQEIYNNHVTFEASGIDVGYVNAGITHSSSGGGNVHDNSVTTNATIIRNSIYGGNTSNGEAKSNIVTINNGSVGAMAVGGKGNSAISNTITLNSVNVGGSVYGGKASGTASSNTVNLNGNTQVAGNVYAAEAASGSDNVVNFRGGSVAGTIYGVSSANASNSGNSLNILSSNSGNGLNAGNFANFNKLEFNLASLSEIENDTSSSTKRALNLTGPGNTDLSGTDIFVNSASEFNALNNASYPDGDNKKYTLAYKSGGGKFTGYDPRFKDKGYVTQLNKNYVIKDANTFSRNIGGMHISEDERELYIQKLIKTNESINGDFDADELRKYLGAGGLNGNNIDIGKAGEDKNFNARNIHAAGANNTLNFISGHNVGVISANGNGNTLNIGASNSSPAAVNSLSAKNISGFDRLNFFLPSSIRAGDSVLTLSDPTANTDLSNVSNITAYISGVSGPLSPSSEIHLINKQGSGSLIAPNAANMHATLNVGVSLSYSPKIYQSGNYLNLGFDASSAPSARVNYNTKSFAETRAASLASLKSGSELITNYLDKLIPDGHLELFPFAISEAYDLRYETGSHVNSKGYGVAAGLASLTENFAGDILSGVFVEYGRANYDSYLDNGLHADGDSEYIGGGLMLKQNFTSGTYLDASFHVGKISSDYNSNDWTYAIAPGVLAHNEKFDISSTYMATHIGIGQIFDLSQRNKLDVYTKWLYAYTDDADATISSGERYHFDSITSNRVRAGLRDTINLKDEHNLYFGGAYEYEFSGDAKASTMGLDAPKPSLKGSTGVFEAGYKYESKNLIFNLGGKGYVGKTRGGAINAGFEVMF, from the coding sequence ATGAAAAAATCCATCTGCTCCTCTATGCTTAGCCTCGCAGCGGTGCTCGCACTAGCGCCCGCACAAGCGCTTTGCAATTCAGATTCTAATCCGCCGCTTATCCATACTCACAACAACCTCTATTCGGCGGGATTTAGCGGCAATACTAGCGGCAGCGGTAGCACCAGCCCGAACGGCAATATTACGACGATTACGGGCGTTGCAAGTGGTGGAACGGATTACTCCGGCAGTGTGATTTACGGCGGAGGAAGCGGCGACGGGATCGCTGGCTTTACCGAGTTAAACTCTGCTTCCAATAATAGGCTTACGATTAGAGGCACAAACGCCTATGTAGGTATCGCAATAGGCGCCGAAGCTAAGGGCGTATCGGATAATTACGTGAGCTTGGAAAACGGCTCTAAGGTAAATTTGGTCGTGGGCGGGCAAGGCATAGCGGCGTCTAAAACGGGCAACGAAGGCGAAGCGACGCGGAATCAGGTTTTTGTAAAATACGGCGCCGAAATCACGGGAAATGCCGATAACTTCGGCGGTAGCTCAAATAGACATTATAATATCATCGGCGGCAGAAGTGGAGCGGATAAAAGAGCCTCCTCTAACGCCGTAACGATCGACGGAGGCACTATCGGCAACAGCTCCGTTACAAATGTAATCGTAGGCGGCATAGTAAGCGGCGGCGGTGATGCCCTATCAAATAGAATAACTATCAAAGGCGGCACGTTTAGAGGGGGCTTCGATATATTCGGCGCTCAATCTTCCACGGGAAAAAGCAGCTCTAATAGCGTCAATATAACGGTGCCTTATTACGGCAGCACAAATACTATCACTCTAAATGGAAGCGGTAGAATTTGGGGCGCAGCGGGCGGAAGTGGAAACTCTAGCGCAAACTCCGTATCCATAAACGCAAGACTAAAAGCGCAGAATTACCAAGTAGTAGGCGGCCAAGCAAATAGCGCTAGCGCAATGAGCGCAAATCGCGTAGAGATCAATAACGACGATGCGATCGTAGGCAGCGTCACGGGCTCTTTGGGCGGCGCCTCAAGCTCGCGAAGCGTAGTTGATATTTTAAAAGGCACCGTAAAGGACGATGTTGCAGCAGCAAACGGCATCGCAGGCGAATCGGACGGCGATAGAGTTACTCTAGGGGCATTCGATTCTAATAAAGGCGTGCACATCGGAGGCAATGTCTACGGCGCACGCGCGGGAAGCGTCAAAAATGCAGTCGTTTATATCAATAAAGAAAGAACGACGATAGCAGGAGACGTCTTTGCAGGCTACGCTACAAGCGGCAGCGTCGAGAATAGCAACGTAAATTTTAGAGGCGGCACGATAAACGGCACGATCTACGGCAGCAATAAGCCTACGGATAAAACCAATACATTGCATATAGAAAATTGGGTCGGCGGCGGTGTGAAAAAAGCCAAGGACATTAAAAATTTCGGCTCTATAAATTTTCACGATCTATATTCCACTACCGAGGCCGATGCGCCGCTTACTCTAACCACTGGCGGCAATACGAATTTAAACGGCACAAAGATAGAGGGTATAAAATCAGATCTTGGCGAAGGAAAGTACTATCTGATCCACAACTCTGGTGGCGGCACGATCACCAGAGCCGCGCAAACCGTGCAAGATAATCAAATTTACACGATTACCGACAAAGACCACTATCAAATCACCGGCACCACGATCGAAGTCGAAAACAATAAGAATTTAATCATGCAAAAGGGCACTCTAACTCGCTCTTGGATAGACCCCAACTTCGATCAAAGCGAGCTAATGCAAAATCAAAATTCCAACAAGGCTGCGGGTGCTACTGAGCTATTCGGCAATAAGGGCAACACCGTAATCGTAAAAGAGGCTGCAGGCAATCTAGGCGGCAAAAACATAAGCTCGGGCAGAGACGACGCTACCGACGGAAGCAATAGCATCCACGATAACCACGCCAAGATCAAGGGCGGAAGCAGCATAGGCGAGATCGACGGCGGGTATTCAAATTCCGCTACCCCGCAAGAAATTTATAATAACCACGTAACTTTCGAAGCAAGCGGAATAGACGTGGGGTATGTAAATGCGGGCATCACTCATAGTAGTAGCGGCGGCGGAAACGTCCACGACAATAGCGTAACTACGAATGCTACAATAATCCGTAATAGCATTTATGGCGGCAATACTAGCAACGGAGAAGCCAAATCCAATATCGTAACTATAAACAACGGCAGCGTAGGAGCAATGGCGGTAGGCGGCAAGGGAAACAGCGCGATTTCCAACACCATAACTCTTAACTCGGTAAACGTAGGCGGAAGCGTATACGGCGGAAAGGCTAGCGGCACCGCCTCCTCCAACACTGTAAATTTAAACGGCAACACGCAAGTCGCCGGCAACGTCTATGCAGCGGAAGCCGCTAGCGGCAGCGACAACGTAGTAAATTTCAGAGGCGGCAGCGTAGCAGGCACGATATACGGAGTATCTAGCGCAAACGCTAGTAATTCGGGCAACAGCTTAAATATCCTATCTTCAAACTCAGGCAATGGCCTAAATGCAGGGAATTTTGCAAATTTCAATAAATTGGAATTTAACTTAGCTTCTCTTAGCGAGATTGAAAACGATACTTCATCAAGTACCAAAAGAGCTTTAAATTTAACGGGTCCCGGCAATACCGATCTAAGCGGTACCGATATATTCGTAAACTCCGCAAGCGAATTTAACGCTTTAAATAATGCAAGCTATCCAGATGGCGACAATAAGAAATATACCCTTGCCTATAAAAGCGGAGGCGGTAAATTTACCGGATATGATCCGCGCTTTAAAGACAAGGGCTACGTAACTCAGCTAAATAAAAACTATGTCATAAAGGACGCCAATACCTTTAGCAGAAACATAGGCGGTATGCATATAAGCGAGGATGAGCGGGAGCTTTATATCCAAAAGCTTATTAAGACTAACGAGAGCATAAATGGGGATTTCGATGCAGATGAGCTACGGAAGTATCTTGGTGCCGGCGGTCTTAACGGAAATAACATAGATATAGGCAAAGCGGGGGAGGATAAGAATTTTAACGCTAGAAATATCCACGCAGCAGGCGCAAATAATACGTTAAATTTTATCAGCGGTCATAATGTAGGCGTAATAAGCGCAAACGGTAACGGCAACACCCTTAACATAGGAGCTAGCAATAGCTCTCCTGCGGCAGTAAATTCCTTAAGCGCTAAAAATATTAGCGGCTTTGACAGGTTAAATTTCTTCCTTCCCAGCTCTATTAGAGCAGGCGATAGTGTACTTACTCTAAGCGATCCTACCGCTAACACAGATCTAAGCAACGTAAGCAATATCACGGCTTATATCAGCGGAGTAAGCGGCCCGTTAAGTCCAAGCAGCGAGATTCATCTAATCAATAAGCAAGGAAGCGGCAGCCTTATAGCTCCTAACGCAGCCAATATGCACGCAACGCTAAATGTAGGAGTAAGCCTAAGCTATAGCCCTAAAATTTATCAAAGCGGCAATTATCTAAATTTAGGATTTGATGCTTCCTCGGCTCCTAGCGCGCGCGTAAATTATAATACCAAATCCTTCGCAGAAACTCGTGCCGCAAGCTTGGCTAGCTTAAAGAGCGGAAGCGAGTTAATTACCAACTACCTAGATAAGCTAATACCTGATGGTCATTTAGAGCTATTTCCTTTTGCTATAAGCGAAGCTTATGATCTAAGGTATGAGACAGGCTCGCACGTAAATTCCAAAGGCTATGGCGTTGCAGCAGGACTTGCTAGCTTAACTGAGAATTTCGCAGGAGATATCTTAAGCGGAGTATTCGTTGAATATGGAAGAGCAAACTACGATAGCTACTTAGATAATGGCCTACATGCAGACGGAGATAGCGAGTATATAGGCGGAGGCTTGATGCTAAAGCAAAACTTTACTAGTGGTACCTATCTAGATGCAAGCTTTCACGTAGGTAAGATAAGCAGCGACTACAATAGTAACGACTGGACCTATGCCATAGCTCCTGGAGTATTAGCTCATAATGAGAAGTTTGATATAAGCTCAACCTATATGGCTACTCATATAGGAATAGGTCAGATCTTTGATCTAAGCCAAAGAAACAAGCTAGACGTTTATACTAAATGGCTATATGCTTACACGGATGATGCAGATGCTACTATAAGCTCTGGTGAGAGATATCACTTTGATAGCATTACATCTAATAGAGTAAGAGCTGGTCTTAGAGATACTATAAATCTAAAAGATGAGCATAACCTATACTTTGGAGGCGCATACGAGTATGAGTTTAGCGGAGATGCCAAAGCATCTACTATGGGACTTGACGCTCCTAAGCCTAGCCTAAAAGGTTCAACCGGAGTATTTGAAGCGGGCTATAAGTATGAGAGCAAGAACCTTATCTTTAACCTAGGAGGCAAGGGCTACGTAGGCAAAACAAGAGGCGGTGCTATCAATGCAGGGTTTGAGGTGATGTTCTAA